The region GCAGACAGTGATCAACCTCGGCGGCGTGCTCGGACTGATGCCGCTGGCCGGCGTGACGTTGCCGTTCTTCAGCTACGGCGGATCGGCCCTGCTGACGTCCTTGCTCGGCCTGGGGCTGGCGGCGAATGCGTTGACGCGGAGGTATATGTTTTGAATTCCCTCCCCTTTGTAAGGGGGGGGTTAGGGAGGGGTAGAGCGCTCGCGTCATGCAAAAATTTTGCAGGACGCACGCGTTCTACCTCCCCTGACCCCCTCCTTACAAAGGAGGGGGAAGAAAACTTACAGCGACTTTTGGATGAACTGGTCCAGCGTCGGCTTCGGCACCGAGCCGACCAATTGGTCGACGACCTTGCCGCCTTTGACCAGCAGCAAAGTGGGGATGCCGCGCACGCCGTACTGGGCGGGTGTGTCGGGATTTTCGTCCACGTTCATCTTGAAGACCTTGAGCTTGCCTTGGGTTTCGTCGGCGACTTGGTCGACGAGCGGACCCAAAGCCCGGCAAGGACCGCACCATTCGGCCCAGAAATCGACCAAGGCGGGCAGGTCGGAACCCAGGACCTCGCTCTGGAAATTGGCGTCGGTGGCGATCTTGACGTTGGGGCTAGCCATGGAAAATCTCCTTCTTCATCGTTCAGGCTCTCAAGATAAATCATTATAGCCTCGGCAAAGTCAAACGATGTATGAAGGTTAAGGAGATTCGCATTCAGAACATATTTTTGAACGGGTCCTGTCCGGTCTGCACCCCCACCGTCCTCGCTTCGCTCCGGGCGGCGGGGGGCCCCCGCCCGGCCACCCATTCAAAAATATGTTCTGAATGCGAATGATTATTTGGGATTGGATGAAGGATGAATTTTAAGCTGCTCTTCGGCGGTAGCCTGGTTCTGTTCATGGTGCTCTTGGCCTTGCTCGCGCCGATCCTGCCGATGCCTTCGCCCGATGTCTCGGACATGGCCGGCGAGCTGAAGGGGCCCTCGGTCCAGCACCTGCTGGGTCAGGACGAAGAGGGGCGCGATGTGCTCTCCCGGGTCATCTATGGAGCCCGGCTTTCGCTCTTGATTTCCTTCCTCACCGTCGCGATCTCGCTTTCGATCGGCACCTTGGTCGGCTTGATCGCCGGTTACTTCGGTGGCCGGCTCGACGAGGCTTTCGTCTTTCTAAGCGATCTGTTCATGGCCTTCCCCTCGATCCTCTTGATCATCGCCTTGGCCTCCTTCATGCCGCCGAGCATCTTCAACATCATCCTGGTGCTTTCGGTGGTCGGTTGGGTTTCCTATGCCCGGATCGTCCGCGGCCAAGTCCTGGCCCTGCGCCGAGTGGAGTACGTCCAAGCCGCCGAGACCTTGGGCTTCGGCAGTCCCCGGATCCTCGTTCGCCACATCTTCCCCAATGTCTTGGGTCCGGTGATCGTCAATGCCAC is a window of bacterium DNA encoding:
- the trxA gene encoding thioredoxin, whose amino-acid sequence is MASPNVKIATDANFQSEVLGSDLPALVDFWAEWCGPCRALGPLVDQVADETQGKLKVFKMNVDENPDTPAQYGVRGIPTLLLVKGGKVVDQLVGSVPKPTLDQFIQKSL
- a CDS encoding ABC transporter permease, encoding MNFKLLFGGSLVLFMVLLALLAPILPMPSPDVSDMAGELKGPSVQHLLGQDEEGRDVLSRVIYGARLSLLISFLTVAISLSIGTLVGLIAGYFGGRLDEAFVFLSDLFMAFPSILLIIALASFMPPSIFNIILVLSVVGWVSYARIVRGQVLALRRVEYVQAAETLGFGSPRILVRHIFPNVLGPVIVNATLSIAGVIIAETTLSFLGIGVPPGTPSWGAMLDAGVAYLLVAPHLSVVPGIAIMLTVLGFNFLGDALRDRYDVRN